Proteins from one Tsuneonella aeria genomic window:
- the glnA gene encoding type I glutamate--ammonia ligase, with the protein MSNAKDVLSQIEEQEIEWVDLRFTDPRGKWHHLTMVASILGEDELEDGLMFDGSSIAGWKAINESDMILKPDLERVYVDPFSATPMMIVFCDVVEPSTGEWYARDPRSTAKRAENYLKSTGIGDTIYVGPEAEFFMFDDVRFEDGYAASGYRIDDVELPTNTGRDYEAGNLAHRPRAKGGYFPVAPVDSAVDIRAEMVATMLEMGLPCDKHHHEVAAAQHELGMTFGTLVETADRMQIYKYVVHQVAHAYGKTATFMPKPVKDDNGSGMHTHMSIWNGGKPLFAGNGYAGLSDMCLHFIGGVIKHAKALNAFTNPTTNSYKRLVPGFEAPVLLAYSARNRSASCRIPYGSGEKAKRVEFRFPDAMANPYLCYAAMLMAGLDGIQNKIHPGEAMDKNLYDLPPAELAEVPTVCGSLREALESLEADHDFLLKGDVFTKDQIDAYTEVLWADVSRWETTPSAVEYDMYFSA; encoded by the coding sequence ATGTCGAATGCGAAGGACGTCCTCTCCCAGATCGAGGAACAGGAGATCGAATGGGTCGACCTGCGGTTCACCGATCCGCGTGGCAAGTGGCACCACCTGACCATGGTCGCCAGCATCCTGGGCGAGGACGAGCTGGAGGACGGGCTGATGTTCGACGGATCGTCGATCGCCGGGTGGAAAGCGATCAACGAAAGCGACATGATCCTGAAGCCCGATCTTGAACGGGTCTACGTCGATCCCTTCAGCGCCACGCCGATGATGATCGTGTTCTGCGACGTGGTGGAACCTTCCACCGGCGAATGGTACGCGCGCGATCCGCGCTCCACCGCCAAGCGGGCGGAAAACTACCTGAAATCCACCGGCATCGGCGACACGATCTACGTCGGCCCCGAAGCCGAGTTCTTCATGTTCGACGACGTGCGCTTCGAAGATGGCTATGCCGCGAGCGGATACCGCATCGACGATGTCGAACTGCCGACCAACACCGGCCGCGATTACGAGGCCGGCAACCTTGCCCACCGCCCGCGCGCCAAGGGCGGATACTTCCCGGTCGCCCCGGTCGACAGCGCGGTGGACATCCGTGCTGAAATGGTCGCGACGATGCTGGAAATGGGCCTGCCGTGCGACAAGCACCATCACGAGGTCGCCGCCGCGCAGCACGAACTGGGCATGACGTTCGGCACGCTGGTCGAAACCGCCGACCGGATGCAGATCTACAAGTACGTGGTCCACCAGGTCGCTCACGCCTATGGCAAGACGGCGACTTTCATGCCCAAGCCGGTCAAGGACGATAACGGCAGCGGGATGCACACGCACATGTCGATCTGGAACGGCGGCAAACCGCTGTTCGCGGGCAACGGCTATGCCGGCCTCAGCGACATGTGCCTCCATTTCATCGGCGGGGTGATCAAGCACGCGAAGGCGCTGAACGCCTTCACCAACCCCACCACCAACAGCTACAAGCGGCTGGTCCCCGGGTTCGAGGCGCCGGTGCTGCTGGCCTATTCCGCCCGCAACCGGTCGGCGAGCTGTCGCATCCCCTATGGCTCGGGAGAAAAGGCGAAGCGGGTGGAATTCCGTTTCCCCGACGCGATGGCCAACCCCTACCTCTGCTACGCCGCCATGCTGATGGCCGGGCTCGACGGGATCCAGAACAAGATCCATCCGGGCGAAGCGATGGACAAGAACCTCTACGATCTTCCCCCGGCCGAACTCGCCGAAGTACCGACCGTGTGCGGCTCCCTGCGCGAAGCACTGGAGAGCCTGGAGGCGGACCACGACTTCCTGCTGAAGGGCGACGTGTTCACCAAGGACCAGATCGACGCGTATACCGAAGTGCTGTGGGCAGACGTCAGCCGCTGGGAAACGACCCCCAGCGCAGTGGAATACGACATGTATTTCAGCGCCTGA
- a CDS encoding SOS response-associated peptidase family protein — MTKVHAEVAHLFNAALGPVGNAPSEIYPGYPGLVAADGELRSMVWGSPFRPRGARPGSKPRPVNNARADKLDSFMWRYSFQERRCLIPVTAFAEAQGEKGAKTRTWFTLPDEPIFAVAGIWRDTPEWGPAYSPRPLHT; from the coding sequence ATGACCAAGGTGCATGCCGAGGTCGCCCATTTGTTCAATGCCGCGCTCGGGCCCGTAGGCAACGCACCGTCCGAAATCTACCCTGGCTACCCCGGGCTGGTGGCGGCGGACGGGGAACTGCGCTCGATGGTGTGGGGATCCCCGTTCCGACCGCGCGGCGCCAGGCCGGGATCGAAACCGCGTCCGGTCAACAACGCGCGGGCCGACAAGCTCGATAGCTTCATGTGGCGCTATTCGTTCCAGGAACGCCGCTGCCTCATCCCGGTGACCGCCTTTGCGGAGGCGCAGGGGGAGAAAGGCGCCAAGACGCGCACCTGGTTCACCCTGCCGGACGAACCGATCTTCGCGGTCGCGGGCATCTGGCGCGACACGCCGGAATGGGGCCCGGCCTACAGCCCTCGCCCGCTTCACACCTGA
- the thiC gene encoding phosphomethylpyrimidine synthase ThiC — protein MADINSKLDIGVTTGPIRGSRKVHVGPLGVAMREIDLEPSSGEQPVRVYDTSGPYTDPAAQIDIRRGLPQLRRQWQRDRGDVEEYTAREVRPEDNGQLGPDRSGGVPAFPNVAKTVLRAKPGANLSQMHYARRGIITPEMEYVAERENLGRARIAHERDGQDWGASIPDYVTPEFVRDEVARGRAIIPSNVNHPEAEPMAIGRNFLVKINANIGNSAVASDVASEVDKMVWSIRWGADTVMDLSTGRNIHDTREWIIRNSPVPIGTVPIYQALEKVGGVAEDLTWEIFRDTLIEQAEQGVDYFTIHAGVRLPYIPMTARRVTGIVSRGGSIMAKWCLAHHKESFLYERFDEITEIMKAYDIAYSLGDGLRPGSIADANDEAQFAELYTLGELTRRAWAQDVQVMIEGPGHVPMHKIKENMDKQLAACGEAPFYTLGPLVTDIAPGYDHITSGIGAAMIGWFGTAMLCYVTPKEHLGLPDRDDVKVGVVTYKLAAHAADLAKGHPAAKVRDDSLSRARFEFRWRDQFNLSLDPDTAEQYHDQTLPAEGAKTAHFCSMCGPKFCSMKITQEVRDFAAKQNAEVESFVAAEEAEAGLARVGMSDQDMETGFAEMSRAYNEGGRELYIGAGGREHD, from the coding sequence ATGGCGGACATCAATTCGAAGCTGGACATCGGCGTCACCACCGGGCCGATCCGCGGCAGCCGCAAGGTCCACGTCGGCCCGCTGGGCGTGGCGATGCGGGAAATCGACCTCGAACCCTCGAGCGGGGAACAGCCGGTGCGCGTTTACGACACCAGCGGACCCTACACCGATCCCGCCGCGCAGATCGACATCCGCCGCGGCCTGCCCCAGCTGCGCCGCCAGTGGCAGCGCGATCGCGGAGACGTGGAGGAATACACCGCCCGCGAAGTCCGCCCCGAAGACAACGGTCAGCTTGGGCCCGACCGTTCTGGCGGCGTGCCGGCGTTCCCCAATGTCGCCAAGACCGTGCTCCGCGCGAAGCCGGGCGCGAACCTCAGCCAGATGCATTACGCGCGCCGGGGCATCATCACGCCCGAAATGGAATACGTCGCGGAACGGGAGAATCTCGGCCGCGCGCGGATCGCGCATGAACGCGACGGGCAGGATTGGGGCGCGTCGATCCCCGACTACGTCACCCCCGAATTCGTCCGCGACGAAGTGGCGCGCGGGCGGGCGATCATCCCCTCCAACGTCAATCACCCGGAAGCCGAGCCGATGGCGATCGGGCGCAACTTCCTGGTCAAGATAAACGCCAACATCGGCAACTCCGCCGTCGCTTCGGACGTCGCCAGCGAAGTCGACAAGATGGTCTGGTCGATCCGCTGGGGCGCCGACACGGTCATGGACCTTTCCACCGGGCGCAACATCCACGACACCCGCGAATGGATCATCCGCAACTCGCCGGTGCCCATCGGCACCGTACCGATCTACCAGGCGCTGGAGAAAGTCGGCGGCGTGGCCGAGGACCTCACCTGGGAAATCTTCCGTGACACCCTGATCGAGCAGGCGGAACAGGGCGTAGACTATTTCACCATCCACGCCGGCGTGCGCCTGCCATACATCCCGATGACCGCCAGGCGCGTCACCGGCATCGTCAGCCGTGGCGGATCGATCATGGCGAAATGGTGCCTGGCGCATCACAAGGAATCGTTCCTCTACGAACGGTTCGACGAGATTACCGAGATCATGAAGGCGTATGACATCGCCTATTCGCTAGGCGACGGCCTGCGCCCCGGCAGTATCGCCGACGCCAACGACGAAGCCCAGTTCGCCGAACTCTACACGCTGGGCGAGCTGACCAGGCGCGCCTGGGCGCAGGACGTGCAGGTCATGATCGAAGGCCCCGGCCACGTGCCGATGCACAAGATCAAGGAGAACATGGACAAGCAGCTCGCCGCCTGCGGCGAGGCGCCGTTCTATACGCTCGGGCCCCTGGTGACCGATATCGCACCCGGCTACGACCACATCACCAGCGGCATCGGCGCGGCGATGATCGGTTGGTTCGGCACGGCGATGCTCTGCTACGTCACGCCGAAGGAACACCTCGGCCTGCCCGACCGTGACGACGTCAAGGTGGGCGTCGTCACCTACAAGCTCGCCGCCCACGCCGCCGACCTTGCCAAGGGACACCCGGCCGCCAAGGTCCGCGACGATTCGCTGAGCCGCGCCCGCTTCGAATTCCGCTGGCGCGACCAGTTCAACCTTAGCCTCGACCCCGATACCGCCGAACAATACCACGACCAGACCCTTCCCGCAGAGGGCGCCAAGACCGCGCACTTCTGCTCGATGTGCGGGCCCAAGTTCTGCTCGATGAAGATAACGCAGGAAGTGCGCGACTTCGCGGCGAAGCAGAACGCGGAGGTGGAGAGCTTCGTGGCGGCGGAGGAGGCGGAGGCCGGCCTGGCGCGAGTCGGAATGTCCGATCAGGACATGGAGACGGGCTTTGCCGAGATGAGCCGCGCCTATAACGAAGGCGGGCGCGAGCTGTATATCGGGGCTGGCGGCAGGGAGCACGATTGA
- a CDS encoding YadA-like family protein — MNVTANYTGERIQLVTTGGAGSAPSASPPAYWSRISNLTGTVNSIDINVESYFESATGDSYEFILKSVSPTAIVNNSTAVAGTFRNDGDDARSIQFGTITGTATVYQGPMLSQYPDYAGAVNTGLQSLYQLGYALTTTVTTQLDETGLMTPKVTVSQGIAMNGSKITGLAAGTAASDAVNKGQLDAAIASIGGGGGGGSPYLAINASGTAASATQTNSIAMGSAAAAQGVNSMAMGVGANVTSESGTAIGSDSAADSDAIGARAEFYATAVGTDANAGGTAATTVGAAARSAGSYATSIGYASYAGGVGSTAIGTNAYALRTGSVAIGLDAQSTHQNSTAIGSGAQTSADNQIVLGNTQTVVKVAGIDASTAAQVGPVDVVTVDASGTLGRQRVATAQEMRTAVEYISAVTDSQFSDLSGRVAAIDTRLNGFDQRLNGIEGGVAAAMAMGQAKLVPDANISMTVAAATYGGEQGYAGSISGRLADKVYISGSMSGNTGDKRVGGAVSATFGF; from the coding sequence GTGAACGTCACGGCGAACTACACGGGCGAGCGGATCCAGCTCGTCACGACCGGCGGCGCCGGGTCCGCCCCTTCCGCCAGCCCGCCTGCCTACTGGAGCCGCATCAGCAACCTGACCGGCACGGTCAACAGCATCGACATCAACGTCGAAAGCTACTTCGAAAGCGCGACCGGCGACTCGTACGAATTCATCCTCAAGTCGGTGAGCCCCACGGCAATCGTGAACAACTCCACGGCCGTGGCCGGCACGTTCCGGAACGACGGGGACGATGCACGCTCCATCCAGTTCGGCACGATCACCGGCACGGCGACCGTGTACCAGGGCCCGATGCTGTCGCAATATCCTGACTATGCAGGTGCGGTGAACACGGGGCTCCAGTCGCTCTATCAGCTGGGCTATGCGCTGACGACAACGGTCACGACCCAGCTCGACGAAACCGGCCTGATGACCCCCAAGGTGACGGTGTCGCAGGGCATCGCCATGAACGGCAGCAAGATCACCGGCCTCGCCGCCGGCACGGCGGCGAGCGACGCTGTCAACAAGGGTCAGCTCGATGCCGCGATCGCCTCCATCGGCGGAGGCGGCGGCGGCGGAAGTCCGTACCTCGCGATTAACGCGAGCGGAACCGCGGCGTCTGCGACCCAGACCAACAGCATCGCCATGGGTTCGGCCGCGGCGGCGCAGGGCGTGAACAGCATGGCAATGGGCGTCGGCGCCAATGTAACGAGCGAATCCGGCACGGCCATCGGCAGCGACAGCGCCGCCGACTCCGATGCGATCGGCGCCCGCGCGGAATTCTACGCCACCGCCGTGGGAACCGACGCCAACGCCGGCGGCACCGCGGCGACCACGGTCGGCGCCGCTGCGCGCTCCGCGGGCAGTTATGCCACGTCGATCGGCTACGCCAGCTACGCCGGCGGAGTAGGCTCCACCGCAATCGGCACCAATGCCTACGCCTTGCGGACAGGTTCGGTCGCGATCGGGCTCGACGCGCAGTCGACGCACCAGAATTCCACCGCCATCGGTTCCGGCGCGCAGACGAGCGCGGACAACCAGATCGTGCTGGGCAACACGCAGACCGTGGTGAAGGTGGCCGGGATCGACGCCTCGACGGCGGCACAGGTCGGCCCGGTGGACGTGGTGACGGTCGATGCCAGCGGCACGCTCGGCCGCCAGCGCGTTGCCACGGCGCAGGAAATGCGGACCGCCGTCGAATACATCTCCGCCGTAACGGACAGCCAGTTCTCCGACCTTTCGGGCCGGGTCGCGGCGATCGACACCCGGCTCAACGGGTTCGACCAGCGGCTGAACGGGATCGAAGGCGGCGTCGCGGCCGCCATGGCGATGGGCCAGGCCAAGCTGGTGCCCGATGCCAACATCTCGATGACAGTGGCCGCCGCCACCTACGGCGGGGAACAGGGCTATGCCGGATCGATCAGCGGCCGCCTGGCGGACAAGGTCTATATCTCCGGCAGCATGTCGGGGAACACCGGCGACAAGCGCGTCGGGGGCGCCGTGTCCGCCACGTTCGGGTTCTGA
- a CDS encoding DUF885 domain-containing protein codes for MTAFRSVLLGAAAALPLAACATVPSATETVTAPVVVAATPAAGQNEKLYALFERTDRESIARNPIAGFFRGDFTRADQLGPLFSLDAFAADRRAAEQALAELRTFDRGSLNATDRIAYDVFRFGQERIIAQTEPGILRYEANLPIDHFTGIHIFYPRLSSAGGQMPFATVTDYENALKRHAQFGPAVDRAIERFRAGMADGVVHPRIATETMIAQLDTQLDLDTGETPYWTPIAKFPEAIPAADRTRLTSEFRTAIEQGIRPALQRLRTFLATEYLPKSRNTVGLSAARGGADYYRYRVTEMTTLPLDPEAVHQLGLSEVARINAELAKARAEAGDRKPTIYRDKAALTEAWYDIGRKVDPLMNRLFARQPRTPLEIRPYEEYREKFNLAASYNPGDAATGKPGVFYFSGYDLANRTVSPTIALYMHEGNPGHHFQIMEAYENTALPAFLRYGGYTAFSEGWGLYAESLGYELGLYDDPIERIGALAGGELLRGVRLVVDTGLHAKGWSRQQAIDYMVANGQPREFATSEVNRYIVMPGQALAYKVGELKIKELRKRAETALGERFDVKAFHHQVLGTSGLPLGVLEAKIDTWIASGGPAAT; via the coding sequence ATGACCGCCTTTCGCTCGGTGCTGCTCGGCGCAGCAGCAGCCCTTCCGCTCGCCGCCTGCGCGACGGTTCCTTCCGCGACGGAAACTGTCACCGCCCCGGTGGTGGTGGCCGCTACCCCCGCCGCCGGGCAGAACGAGAAGCTCTACGCACTGTTCGAACGGACGGACCGCGAGTCGATTGCGCGAAATCCGATCGCCGGGTTCTTCCGGGGCGATTTCACGCGTGCCGACCAGCTCGGACCGCTGTTCTCGCTCGATGCCTTCGCTGCCGATCGCCGCGCTGCGGAGCAGGCACTTGCCGAGCTGCGCACATTCGATCGCGGCAGCCTGAACGCGACCGACCGCATCGCTTATGACGTATTCCGCTTCGGGCAGGAGCGGATCATCGCCCAGACCGAACCCGGCATCCTGCGGTATGAGGCGAACCTGCCGATCGATCACTTCACCGGCATCCACATCTTCTATCCGCGCCTGTCGAGCGCCGGCGGGCAGATGCCGTTTGCCACGGTGACGGATTATGAGAACGCGCTGAAGCGGCACGCCCAGTTCGGCCCCGCGGTCGACCGCGCGATCGAGCGGTTCCGCGCCGGCATGGCGGATGGCGTGGTGCACCCGCGCATCGCCACCGAGACGATGATCGCGCAGCTCGACACCCAGCTCGACCTCGATACCGGGGAAACGCCCTACTGGACGCCGATTGCCAAGTTCCCCGAAGCGATCCCGGCGGCCGATCGCACGCGTCTGACGAGCGAGTTCCGCACCGCCATCGAACAGGGCATCCGGCCCGCGCTGCAGCGCCTGCGCACGTTCCTCGCCACCGAATACCTGCCGAAATCGCGCAATACCGTGGGCCTGTCTGCCGCGCGGGGCGGGGCGGATTACTATCGCTACCGGGTGACGGAGATGACCACCCTGCCGCTCGATCCGGAAGCCGTGCACCAGCTCGGCCTGTCCGAAGTGGCGCGGATCAATGCGGAACTGGCGAAGGCGAGGGCCGAGGCCGGCGACCGCAAGCCGACGATCTACCGCGACAAGGCCGCGCTGACGGAAGCGTGGTACGATATCGGCCGCAAGGTCGATCCGCTGATGAACCGCCTGTTCGCCCGCCAGCCGCGCACGCCGCTCGAAATCCGGCCGTACGAGGAGTATCGCGAGAAGTTCAACCTGGCCGCGTCCTACAATCCGGGCGACGCGGCCACCGGCAAGCCCGGCGTGTTCTATTTCAGCGGGTACGATCTCGCCAACCGCACGGTTTCGCCCACGATCGCGCTCTACATGCACGAAGGCAATCCGGGGCATCACTTCCAGATCATGGAAGCGTACGAGAACACCGCGCTGCCCGCGTTTCTGCGCTACGGCGGCTATACGGCGTTCTCCGAAGGCTGGGGGCTCTACGCCGAAAGCCTGGGCTACGAACTGGGCCTCTACGACGATCCGATCGAACGGATCGGCGCGCTGGCCGGGGGCGAACTGCTGCGCGGAGTGCGGCTGGTGGTGGACACGGGCCTGCACGCCAAGGGGTGGAGCCGCCAGCAGGCGATCGACTACATGGTGGCCAACGGCCAGCCGCGCGAATTCGCTACCAGCGAAGTCAACCGCTACATCGTGATGCCGGGCCAGGCGCTGGCCTACAAGGTGGGCGAGCTCAAGATCAAGGAGCTGCGCAAACGGGCCGAAACCGCGCTGGGCGAACGGTTCGACGTCAAGGCGTTCCACCACCAGGTGCTGGGCACCTCGGGCCTCCCGCTCGGCGTGCTGGAGGCCAAGATCGACACATGGATCGCGTCGGGCGGCCCGGCCGCGACGTGA
- a CDS encoding MipA/OmpV family protein, producing the protein MRTTAIAAGLLAAFAAAPAFAQEEQVTAGPAEAVERNDTVYDDTWVSIGIGGGLGPSYDGSDDYVFYPAPLIQGKVGGIGIQPRPAGLALDLVADPAEGMGFAAGPAFRIRTNRSRQIKDPVVEAAGELDTAIEVGGNLGVSFPKLLNPYDSLSVGADVLWDVNGAHSGMTIAPSVSYFTPLSRGIAASLSLSAEHADSDFIDYYYAVSPAQSIASGLPVYDTDGGGWTKAGVTLLTAFDFDGDLANGGLAGVLVGGYSHMLGDARRTPYTAMRGSADQWFAAVGIGYTF; encoded by the coding sequence ATGAGAACCACCGCCATCGCCGCCGGCCTGCTGGCCGCGTTCGCCGCCGCGCCTGCCTTCGCGCAGGAGGAACAGGTCACCGCGGGACCGGCAGAGGCGGTCGAACGCAACGATACGGTCTATGACGACACCTGGGTTTCGATCGGGATCGGCGGCGGTTTGGGCCCCAGCTACGACGGTTCGGACGATTACGTGTTCTACCCCGCGCCTCTGATCCAGGGGAAAGTGGGCGGCATCGGAATCCAGCCGCGCCCCGCCGGCCTCGCGCTCGACCTGGTGGCGGATCCTGCCGAGGGCATGGGATTTGCGGCCGGCCCCGCGTTTCGAATCCGCACGAACCGCAGCCGCCAGATCAAGGACCCGGTCGTGGAAGCCGCGGGCGAGCTCGACACCGCGATCGAAGTCGGCGGCAACCTGGGCGTCAGCTTTCCCAAGTTGCTCAACCCCTACGACTCGCTCAGCGTCGGGGCCGACGTCCTGTGGGACGTCAACGGCGCGCATTCGGGCATGACGATCGCGCCCAGCGTATCCTATTTCACGCCGCTCAGCCGGGGCATCGCCGCATCGCTTTCGCTTTCGGCCGAACATGCCGACAGCGATTTCATCGACTACTATTACGCTGTCTCGCCCGCGCAGAGCATCGCCAGCGGCCTGCCGGTTTACGATACCGATGGCGGCGGCTGGACGAAGGCGGGGGTTACCTTGCTGACCGCGTTCGACTTCGACGGAGACCTTGCCAACGGCGGCCTCGCCGGGGTGCTGGTCGGCGGGTATTCGCACATGCTGGGCGATGCCCGGCGCACGCCTTACACCGCAATGAGGGGCAGCGCGGACCAATGGTTCGCCGCGGTGGGCATCGGTTACACTTTCTGA
- the crtY gene encoding lycopene beta-cyclase CrtY, whose product MTGHTIDIAIAGGGLAGGLVALALARTRPDLRIALVEEGAALGGHHRWSWFASDLDREGTALMEEFRIARWQGYAVRFPQFPRDLSTGYCSLHSADFDGALRAVLPSDAIRTGRRIAALDAGGIDLADGERIAARAVIDARGIADAAALTGGWQVFLGRHLRTRRPHGVDRPTIMDAAVDQHGALRFVYTLPLGPDELFVEDTYYADAPTLNREALSGRIDRYCQAHGWEGEAIDHETGVLPVITGGDFAAFQRAHGTPGVAAIGTRGGFVHPLTSYTLPFAVETALAIAGSADLDGESLAAMIADRAREQWRRTAYYRTLGRMMFGAGAPGQRRRAFALVYRQPEPVIERFYAARSTTADRARILCGKPPVPVLGALRALVEPGQPLARSAA is encoded by the coding sequence ATGACAGGGCACACGATCGATATCGCCATCGCCGGCGGCGGGCTTGCAGGCGGGCTGGTTGCGCTCGCGCTTGCCCGCACGCGGCCCGATCTGCGCATCGCGCTGGTGGAAGAGGGCGCGGCGCTGGGCGGACACCACCGGTGGAGTTGGTTCGCCAGCGACCTCGACCGCGAGGGCACCGCTCTGATGGAGGAATTCCGGATCGCGCGCTGGCAAGGCTACGCGGTGCGCTTCCCGCAATTCCCGCGCGATCTATCGACCGGATACTGCTCGCTGCACTCGGCCGACTTCGACGGGGCATTGCGCGCCGTGCTCCCGTCCGACGCCATCCGGACAGGCCGGCGGATCGCCGCGCTGGACGCGGGCGGCATCGACCTGGCAGATGGCGAACGCATCGCGGCGCGCGCGGTGATCGATGCGCGCGGCATTGCGGACGCCGCCGCGCTCACCGGCGGCTGGCAGGTATTCCTCGGCCGGCACCTCAGGACCCGGCGCCCGCACGGCGTGGACCGGCCCACGATCATGGATGCCGCCGTGGACCAGCACGGCGCTCTGCGCTTCGTCTACACCCTGCCGCTGGGCCCGGACGAACTGTTTGTGGAGGATACCTACTACGCCGATGCGCCCACGCTCAACCGTGAGGCGCTGTCCGGGCGGATCGACCGCTATTGCCAGGCGCACGGCTGGGAGGGCGAGGCGATCGACCACGAAACCGGCGTGCTTCCCGTCATCACCGGCGGCGATTTCGCGGCGTTCCAGCGCGCGCACGGCACGCCCGGTGTCGCCGCCATCGGCACGCGCGGCGGGTTCGTCCATCCGCTCACCAGCTACACCCTTCCCTTCGCGGTGGAGACCGCGCTCGCCATCGCCGGCAGCGCCGATCTTGATGGCGAGAGCCTTGCCGCGATGATCGCGGACCGGGCGCGGGAGCAGTGGCGCCGGACGGCATATTACCGCACGCTCGGCCGGATGATGTTCGGCGCCGGCGCGCCCGGCCAGCGCCGCCGCGCTTTCGCACTCGTCTACCGCCAGCCCGAACCGGTGATCGAGCGGTTCTATGCCGCCCGCTCCACGACGGCCGACCGCGCAC